A genome region from Triticum aestivum cultivar Chinese Spring chromosome 2B, IWGSC CS RefSeq v2.1, whole genome shotgun sequence includes the following:
- the LOC123045626 gene encoding ubiquitin carboxyl-terminal hydrolase 4 yields MVMGASGSKLEKALGDQFPEGERYFGLENFGNTCYCNSVLQALYFCTPFREQLLEYYMNNKNPGDAEENLLTCLADLFMQVSQSKKKTGVIAPKRFVQRVKKQNELFRSYMHQDAHEFLNFLLNELVDILEKESSAAKDSPQSSSPEKVPNGPVQPLANGVKKEPPVTLVHKNFQGILTNETKCLRCETVTARDETFFDLSVDIEQNSSITSCLKNFSSTETLNAEDKFFCDKCCSLQEAQKRMKIKKAPHILVIHLKRFKYIEQLGRYKKLSYRVVFPMELKISSTSDDVDTEYSLFAVVVHVGSGPNHGHYVSLVKSHNHWLFFDDENVEMVEESTLQTFFGSSHEYSGNTDHGYILFYEGLGGKSLG; encoded by the exons ATGGTCATGGGAGCCAGCGGCTCCAAGCTCGAGAAGGCTCTCGGCGACCAGTTCCCTGAAGGCGAGCGCTACTTCGGCCTCGAGAACTTCGGCAACACCTGTTACTGCAACAGTGTGCTCCAG GCACTTTATTTTTGCACTCCATTCAGGGAGCAGCTACTGGAATATTATATGAATAATAAAAATCCGGGAGATGCAGAGGAAAATCTTTTGACTTGTTTGGCAGATCTTTTCATGCAG GTAAGTCAATCAAAGAAAAAGACAGGCGTTATTGCTCCAAAACGTTTTGTCCAAAGAGTGAAGAAACAAAATGAATTATTTCGCAGCTACATGCACCAG GATGCTCATGAGTTCTTAAATTTTCTGTTGAATGAGCTTGTTGATATTCTGGAGAAAGAGTCCAGTGCTGCGAAGGACTCACCCCAATCATCATCTCCTGAAAAAGTTCCAAATGGGCCAGTTCAACCTTTGGCCAATGGAGTTAAAAAAGAACCACCTGTTACCTTGGTCCATAAGAATTTCCAG GGCATACTGACCAATGAAACCAAATGCTTAAGATGTGAGACAGTAACTGCAAGGGACGAAACGTTTTTTGATCTGAGTGTTGACATTGAGCAGAATAGTTCCATTACAAGCTGCCTGAAAAATTTCAGCTCCACTGAGACTTTAAATGCCGAGGACAAATTCTTCTGTGACAAATGTTGCAG TTTGCAAGAAGCACAGAAGAGAATGAAGATCAAGAAGGCTCCCCATATATTGGTGATCCACCTAAAGCGCTTTAAGTACATTGAGCAGCTTGGGCGGTATAAGAAACTTTCGTATCGGGTTGTCTTCCCCATGGAGCTGAAGATCAGCAGTACATCTGATGATGTGGATACTGAATACTCTCTCTTTGCTGTGGTGGTCCATGTTGGAAGCGGCCCCAACCATGGCCATTATGTAAGCCTCGTAAAAAGCCACAACCACTGGCTGTTCTTCGATGATGAAAACGTGGAGATGGTTGAAGAGTCGACCCTGCAAACGTTCTTCGGCTCTTCGCACGAATACTCGGGCAACACAGATCATGGATACATCTTGTTTTACgagggccttggtgggaagagttTAGGTTGA